One Setaria italica strain Yugu1 chromosome II, Setaria_italica_v2.0, whole genome shotgun sequence DNA segment encodes these proteins:
- the LOC101760891 gene encoding zinc finger MYND domain-containing protein 15, translated as MECAAKGLAAEPCAGDLADRRCGSCGAVAYCSRAHQTIHWKVHKEECERFAEQMRRIDLLSQFPFTFLEHPALNHEFPSTRCFFFQSIELHQKGLWKPECICGTDVASAKDLSLAAEWNLQSSLCPCTEPENPVPAVLASWEDYYQWRSLPLHSPVSVLLHWPLTLYHCLQLSRLQTSRYDGQDTLCIHYLGPEKELLQLAAFGELRALFPGVQIHIELVGPEVPESRDGEVVNISRYACCSDESCCCKSSIGSEDLSGTAVRLKLWKGFYHERCGDIMKDSNPHLIVAPNAGVAAYPSWMPTIEIIRQTGIPAIFTDFCEEAAHLASCCISSMTGQPLKIPIQVNPFRQPVPADNSALYLPCYSNCFVFGM; from the exons ATGGAGTGCGCGGCGAAGGGGCTGGCCGCGGAGCCGTGCGCCGGCGACCTCGCCGACCGGCGGTGCGGTAGCTGCGGAGCTGTCGCCTACTGCTCCCGCGCCCACCAG ACCATACATTGGAAAGTTCACAAAGAAGAATGTGAAAGGTTTGCAGAACAAATGAGGCGCATTGATCTTCTGAGCCAGTTTCCATTCACATTCTTGGAACATCCTGCTCTG AACCATGAATTCCCAAGTACAAGGTGCTTCTTTTTTCAATCAATCGAACTTCACCAGAAAGGGCTCTGGAAACCAGAATGTATATGTGGCACAGATGTTGCTTCTGCGAAGGACTTAag CTTAGCGGCTGAATGGAACTTGCAAAGCTCCCTCTGCCCATGTACAG AGCCTGAAAATCCGGTGCCTGCGGTCCTGGCAAGCTGGGAAGACTATTATCAGTGGAGATCCCTTCCCCTGCATTCACCTGTTTCAGTTTTACTTCATTGG CCACTTACTCTATATCATTGCCTTCAACTCTCTCGCCTCCAAACCTCCAGATATGACGGCCAGGACACCCTGTGCATTCACTATTTAG GGCCTGAGAAGGAGCTACTACAGCTTGCAGCATTTGGGGAACTACGTGCATTATTTCCAGGTGTCCAGATTCACATTGAACTTGTGGGACCAGAAGTTCCAGAATCTAG GGATGGTGAGGTTGTAAACATTTCCAGATATGCATGTTGTTCTGATGAGAGCTGCTGTTGTAAATCTTCTATTGGTTCTGAAGACTTGAGTGGCACTGCAGTGAGACTCAAACTGTGGAAAGGGTTCTATCATGAGAGATGCGGTGATATAATGAAG GACTCAAACCCTCATCTCATTGTTGCCCCAAATGCTGGTGTGGCCGCATATCCCAGTTGGATGCCAACTATT GAAATAATAAGGCAGACGGGGATTCCTGCAATTTTTACGGACTTCTGTGAAGAAGCTGCACACCTAGCGTCCTGCTGCATAAGCTCCATGACTGGTCAACCCCTCAAAATTCCA ATCCAGGTAAATCCTTTCAGGCAGCCAGTTCCAGCAGACAACAGTGCACTATACCTACCATGTTATTCAAATTGCTTTGTTTTTGGGATGTAA
- the LOC101768749 gene encoding vacuolar protein sorting-associated protein 24 homolog 1, which translates to MEMLKALLQVREWQGRLRNERASASTAASKAPREEKKVEKAIREAAKRNDMASVKTLAKELVRSRRALSRLYENKAHISSVFMRLGEIIGTKRTTECLSKSAEVMNIVNDLMKAPELAGTMQQFGKEMLKVEVMEEMVNEIVDSALDSEDLEDEIEEEVDKVLAALGAEIASRLPAAQRIKQGSMSRVPGQQQQTIDEGINGGQEDIEEKRARFAKVRT; encoded by the exons ATGGAGATGCTCAAGGCCCTGCTGCAGGTGCGCGAGTGGCAGGGCCGCCTCCGCAACGAGCGCGCCTCGGCCTCGACCGCCGCGTCCAAG GCGCcgagggaggagaagaaggtggaAAAGGCCATCAGGGAGGCTGCCAAACGCAACGACATGGCCTCTGTCAAG ACTCTAGCTAAGGAATTGGTGAGATCAAGACGTGCTCTGAGCCGCCTTTATGAAAACAAGGCTCACATAAGTTCAGTGTTCATGCGGCTTGGAGAAATTATTG GAACTAAAAGAACTACCGAGTGTTTGTCAAAGAGTGCTGAAGTTATGAACATTGTTAACGATCTAATGAAAGCTCCAGAACTGGCTGGTACAATGCAGCAATTCGGCAAAGAAATGCTGAAG GTGGAGGTAATGGAAGAGATGGTTAATGAAATAGTTGATTCAGCTTTAGATTCCGAGGATCTAGAAGATGAAATTGAAGAGGAGGTTGACAAGGTTCTTGCGGCACTAGGAGCGGAAATTGCCTCACGGCTTCCAGCCGCTCAGAGGATAAAGCAAGGTTCAATGAGCAGGGTTCCAGGACAACAG CAACAAACTATCGATGAGGGTATCAATGGTGGCCAGGAAGATATAGAAGAGAAGAGAGCAAGGTTTGCTAAAGTGAGGACATGA
- the LOC101768350 gene encoding F-box protein At2g26160 produces the protein MADATPRARQPPSWANIPRDLAGMVLRLLPARADRARFAAVCSQWCAAARQLPLPPPLPLLALPDGTFYSLPHCQRFRFPGFGCAGYKSACCGRWLVFPRDDGCFLVDPFAGATVALPPLSRVRLRPPNATAKYVQLPGVSMFYPYATWMHIQDPKKMPVINKIIMCSPNLVAAFAGSTLTGAGQNSQIIVCQPGASSWSVRAKDPCKLFEDMAFYQGKLYALANDENLLIVSISQDPTTGDPQISRFGQVISGDPWYSTIMPGDATGKKKLYLVESGGSLLMVRRKVCCRLEGETVMAEQSEFEVFKADFEHSRWVNVTTLGNDQMLFLGRPCSRVMSASQYGVPGDQIFFLDDVLENYCKEYSFDEETTSVSVYNMKSGKVSSPLPMVWKHEMILATWLFPWD, from the coding sequence ATGGCGGACGCGACGCCACGCGCCAGGCAGCCGCCGTCGTGGGCGAACATCCCGCGGGACCTGGCCGGCAtggtgctccgcctcctcccggcccGCGCGGACCGCGCCCGCTTCGCCGCCGTGTGCTCGCAGTGGTGCGCCGCCGCACGGCAGCtgcccctgcccccgccgctgccgctgctcgcGCTCCCGGACGGCACCTTCTACAGCCTCCCCCACTGCCAGCGCTTCCGTTTCCCTGGCTTCGGCTGCGCCGGCTACAAGAGCGCCTGCTGCGGCAGGTGGCTCGTCTTCCCGCGCGACGACGGCTGCTTCTTGGTCGACCCCTTCGCCGGGGCCACCGTGGCGCTGCCTCCTCTGTCTCGCGTCCGGCTCCGGCCCCCTAATGCGACGGCTAAGTATGTTCAGCTTCCGGGGGTCAGTATGTTCTACCCTTACGCTACTTGGATGCATATCCAGGACCCGAAGAAGATGCCCGTGATAAATAAGATAATCATGTGCTCGCCAAACCTTGTCGCTGCATTCGCTGGCTCTACGCTCACTGGTGCTGGGCAAAACAGTCAGATTATAGTGTGCCAGCCAGGGGCTTCCTCATGGTCGGTACGCGCCAAGGACCCTTGCAAGTTGTTTGAAGATATGGCATTCTATCAGGGAAAGCTCTATGCCCTTGCTAATGACGAGAACCTCCTTATCGTCAGCATCAGCCAAGACCCAACCACCGGTGATCCACAGATCTCCCGATTTGGACAGGTCATCAGTGGCGATCCATGGTATTCGACCATTATGCCTGGTGACGCTACAGGCAAAAAGAAGCTCTACCTAGTTGAATCCGGTGGCTCATTGCTGATGGTACGCAGGAAGGTTTGCTGCAGACTGGAAGGCGAGACAGTTATGGCTGAACAGAGTGAGTTTGAGGTGTTCAAGGCTGACTTTGAGCACTCACGGTGGGTGAATGTGACAACGCTGGGCAATGATCAGATGCTTTTCCTTGGACGACCATGCTCTAGGGTTATGTCTGCGTCTCAGTATGGAGTGCCAGGTGACCAAATCTTCTTCTTGGATGATGTTCTGGAGAATTATTGCAAGGAGTACTCCTTTGACGAGGAGACCACTTCTGTCAGTGTCTACAACATGAAAAGTGGCAAGGTCTCTTCCCCTCTGCCGATGGTCTGGAAGCATGAGATGATTCTTGCGACGTGGCTGTTCCCTTGGGACTAA
- the LOC101760073 gene encoding G-type lectin S-receptor-like serine/threonine-protein kinase At2g19130 gives MLRWHVLAFFFDYSRRPSHSFPIPICRARSPSAAPVLGLSGRTRLIPPPRYKPTPPPTPTPPPHTHTPACSFLGSPPSCIFLTSSSSDSSLCQCPHAPSCSAATTDTVSPGNGLAGGKLVSNNSKFALGFFKSDSKSPNTYLGIWFNKVPKLKLTPLWSANGESPVVDPASPELAISGDGNLVILDRANRSAVIWSTRANTTTNSTVAVLLNDGNLVLRSSSNSSEIFWQSFDYPTDTLFAGAKIGWNKVTGLNRRLVSRKNLVDQAPGLYSLELDFDGVGHLLWNSTVQYWSSGDWNGNYFGLAPEMIGAVMPTFKFVDNEEEAYFIYTLRNETSIVHTAIDSFGRGLVGVWLDSLQDWLINYRMPVAQCDVYATCGPFATCNDNADPICSCMKGFSIRSLKDWDLGDRRDGCMRNTPLDCARDGNKTGLTDKFYPMRSVRLPHDANKAQAATSGDDCSQVCLSNCSCTAYSYGNGGCSVWHGKLYDVKQQSDASSDGNQEILYIRLAAEELPGVAMEKKGISVGAAIGVGVGASTAALILMIILGLIIWRRKGKRFTRTLKNAPGGIGIIAFRYVELQRATKNFSEKLGGGSFGSVFKGYLSDSVTLAVKRLDGAHQGEKQFRAEVNSVGIIQHINLVKLIGFCCEGDKRLLVYEYMPNHSLDVHLFKTDDTGLDWNVRYQIAIGVARGLAYLHTSCRDCIIHCDIKPENILLDASFVPKIADFGMAKVLGREFSHAMTTMRGTIGYLAPEWIAGTVVTSKVDVYSYGMVLFEIISGRRNSSPEYFKDGDYSTFFPMQAARKLLNGEIASLVDADLHGDVNLEEVERVCKVACWCIQENELARPTMAEVVQVLEGLSELDMPPLPRLLNAVTGGSPISR, from the exons ATGCTGCGATGGCATGTGCTCGCGTTCTTCTTTGACTACTCCCGCCGGCCGTCGCATTCGTTCCCCATCCCCATCTGCCGCGCCCGTTCCCCATCTGCCGCGCCCGTTCTTGGACTctcagg CCGTACCCGTTTGATTCCTCCCCCACGCTACAAACCCActcccccccccacccccaccccacccccccacacacacacacctgcCTGCTCATTCCTCGGCTCACCACCATCATGCATCTTCCtcacgtcctcctcctcggactCCTCCCTCTGCCAATGCCCGCACGCGCCGtcgtgctccgccgccaccacggatACGGTGTCCCCCGGCAatgggctcgccggcggcaagcTCGTCTCCAACAACAGCAAGTTCGCGCTCGGCTTCTTCAAGAGCGACAGTAAGTCCCCCAACACATACCTCGGCATATGGTTCAACAAGGTCCCCAAGCTCAAGCTGACCCCGCTCTGGAGCGCCAATGGCGAGAGCCCCGTCGTCGACCCGGCCTCGCCGGAGCTCGCCATCTCCGGCGACGGGAACCTGGTCATCCTGGATCGGGCCAACAGGTCCGCCGTCATCTGGTCCACCCGCGCCAACACCACGACCAACAGCACCGTCGCCGTGCTCCTCAACGACGGCAACCTCGTCCTCCGGAGCTCCTCGAACTCTTCCGAGATCTTCTGGCAGAGCTTCGACTACCCGACGGACACCCTCTTCGCCGGTGCCAAGATCGGCTGGAACAAGGTCACCGGCCTGAACCGCCGCCTTGTTTCGAGGAAGAATTTGGTTGATCAGGCTCCTGGCTTGTACTCCCTGGAGCTAGACTTCGATGGGGTTGGTCATCTCCTATGGAATTCGACCGTCCAGTACTGGTCCAGTGGGGACTGGAACGGCAATTACTTCGGCTTGGCGCCGGAGATGATAGGCGCCGTCATGCCGACTTTCAAGTTTGTCGACAATGAAGAAGAAGCTTATTTCATATACACACTGCGTAATGAGACTTCAATCGTGCACACTGCAATAGATTCCTTTGGCCGAGGCCTGGTGGGTGTATGGCTGGACAGCTTACAGGACTGGCTGATAAATTACAGGATGCCTGTGGCTCAATGCGATGTCTACGCAACCTGTGGGCCTTTCGCAACCTGCAACGACAACGCAGATCCAATCTGCAGCTGCATGAAGGGTTTCTCTATAAGATCACTCAAGGACTGGGATCTGGGGGACAGAAGAGATGGGTGCATGAGGAATACTCCATTAGACTGTGCAAGAGATGGAAACAAGACAGGTCTCACGGATAAGTTCTACCCCATGCGAAGTGTTAGATTGCCCCATGATGCAAACAAAGCGCAGGCTGCTACAAGTGGAGATGATTGCTCGCAGGTTTGCTTGAGCAACTGCTCTTGCACTGCATATTCCTATGGGAACGGAGGCTGCTCTGTTTGGCATGGCAAGTTGTATGATGTGAAACAGCAATCTGATGCTTCTTCTGATGGAAACCAGGAGATACTTTACATCCGTCTTGCTGCAGAAGAGCTGCCAGGCGTGGCCATGGAGAAGAAAGGAATTAGTGTTGGTGCTGCCATTGGTGTTGGCGTTGGTGCTAGCACTGCCGCTTTGATCCTGATGATCATCCTTGGTCTGATAATTTGGAGGAGAAAAGGGAAGCGGTTTACTCGCACACTCAAAAATGCTCCGGGTGGCATTGGGATCATTGCATTTCGATATGTTGAATTGCAGCGTGCAACTAAAAACTTCTCAGAAAAGTTGGGGGGAGGCAGTTTTGGTTCTGTATTCAAGGGGTACCTAAGCGACTCAGTTACTTTGGCAGTGAAAAGGCTGGATGGCGCCCATCAAGGAGAGAAGCAATTCAGAGCAGAAGTGAATTCAGTTGGAATCATCCAGCACATCAATTTAGTCAAACTGATTGGATTTTGTTGCGAGGGAGATAAGAGGTTACTTGTGTATGAATACATGCCCAATCACTCCCTTGATGTGCATTTATTTAAGACTGATGATACAGGTTTGGATTGGAATGTCAGGTACCAAATAGCTATTGGAGTTGCCAGAGGCCTAGCCTACTTGCACACTAGTTGTCGGGATTGCATTATACATTGTGATATCAAGCCAGAGAACATACTTCTTGATGCATCTTTTGTACCCAAAATTGCAGATTTTGGAATGGCAAAGGTCTTGGGGAGAGAATTTAGCCATGCAATGACTACAATGAGAGGAACTATTGGATATCTAGCGCCTGAATGGATTGCTGGAACAGTTGTTACATCAAAAGTTGATGTTTACAGCTACGGGATGGTTTTGTTTGAAATCATATCAGGAAGGAGGAATTCAAGTCCAGAGTACTTCAAGGATGGTGATTATTCAACCTTTTTTCCTATGCAAGCTGCACGCAAGCTTCTCAATGGAGAGATTGCAAGTCTGGTGGATGCAGATTTGCACGGTGATGTGAACCTTGAGGAGGTCGAAAGAGTTTGCAAAGTTGCATGTTGGTGCATTCAAGAAAATGAGCTTGCCCGACCGACCATGGCGGAGGTGGTGCAGGTTCTTGAGGGCCTTTCTGAGCTCGACATGCCACCGCTGCCAAGACTACTCAATGCTGTCACAGGAGGGTCACCAATATCACGTTGA
- the LOC101760475 gene encoding uncharacterized protein LOC101760475: protein MDDGDLDSAALWAAVDSAAARASRVRCASGDEEHRGEVLQPARPFKSPRLASASYATPPPPGPVPLPLPPPQAHASPCGTPDAAAAARSRLVVVDSPIPEPWGIRGPIPADGCLLPSLSVANFRKYQEVALSILEKSDYTSISGNSYIKKSGWRKISCFFNISFEIKDRSIEFDEDRNVKRAEFLVRASMLGGRFSDGWGSCDRREKRFNKPNHDIPSTAETRAKNKACQDLLGIGNNRPG from the exons ATGGACGACGGCGACCTCGACTCCGCCGCACTCTGGGCCGCCGtcgactccgccgccgcccgggcctCCCGCGTCCGCTGCGCCTCCGGCGACGAGGAACAccgcggcgaggtgctgcagcccGCCCGCCCGTTCAAGTCTCCGCggctcgcctccgcctcctacgccacgccgccgccgcccgggccgGTGCCCCTGCCTCTACCCCCGCCCCAGGCTCACGCCTCTCCCTGCGGTACacccgacgccgcggcggccgccaggAGCCGGCTCGTAGTCGTCGATAGCCCGATCCCTGAGCCCTGGGGAATTCGGGGCCCCATCCCCGCCGACGGCTGCTTGCTGCCCTCCCTCTCCGTGGCCAACTTCAGAAAGTACCAGGAAGTAGCCCTCTCG ATTTTGGAGAAAAGCGACTACACTTCTATCAGTGGGAATTCATACATCAAGAAATCAG GGTGGAGAAAAATATCTTGCTTCTTCAATATCTCGTTTGAAATCAAGGATCGCTCCATCGAGTTTGATGAAGACCGCAATGTCAAGCGTGCTGAATTTCTTGTTCGAGCGTCAATGCT TGGTGGCAGGTTCTCAGATGGTTGGGGCTCATGTGATCGGCGAGAGAAAAGGTTTAACAAACCAAACCATGATATTCCTAGTACAGCTGAAACCAGAGCTAAGAACAAGGCTTGCCAG GATCTTCTAGGCATTGGAAATAACCGTCCGGGATGA